One window of the Hippocampus zosterae strain Florida chromosome 8, ASM2543408v3, whole genome shotgun sequence genome contains the following:
- the LOC127605595 gene encoding flavin-containing monooxygenase 5-like isoform X12, whose amino-acid sequence MFWFCFMENVPKEWTNMVRTSVSGKNCHGTQSGSRNKHTVLNPNMSSFVSSMVQKVAVIGAGISGLTSIKSCLEEGLEPTCFESGPDIGGLWRFKEEPEPGRANIYESVVLNTSKERLAFSDFPPAAELANNMHHSEVLLYLRQYAQNFGLLRHIHFQTAVVNIRQTADYADTGQWVVETEGRYGRQESEVFDAVMVCSGLFTTPNLPLKDFPGIESFTGKYFHSHEYRPTEGMRGKRVVVIGIGSSGGDIAVEISQVAKQVYLCSRSGAWITSRVGPRGLPADMMYTSRMDEMLKSLFPSLSNSIMENKLNQVFDHELYGLKPRHRIHS is encoded by the exons atgttttggttttgttttatggAAAATGTCCCAAAGGAATGGACAAATATGGTGAGGACATCAGTAAGTGGGAAAAACTGTCATGGAACTCAGTCGGGCTCCCGTAACAAACACACCGTCTTGAACCCCAACATGTCATCTTTTGTCTCCAGCATGGTTCAGAAGGTAGCCGTGATTGGCGCCGGGATTTCAGGCCTGACCAGCATCAAATCCTGTTTGGAAGAAGGTCTGGAGCCCACCTGCTTTGAGAGCGGTCCTGACATCGGCGGTCTATGGAGATTTAAG GAGGAACCGGAGCCCGGACGGGCCAATATCTACGAGTCTGTGGTACTCAACACCTCCAAGGAGAGGTTGGCCTTCAGTGACTTCCCGCCTGCTGCAGAGCTCGCCAACAACATGCACCACTCCGAGGTGCTGCTTTACCTGCGACAATACGCCCAAAACTTTGGCCTACTGCGGCACATCCActtccag ACGGCTGTGGTCAACATTAGGCAGACTGCGGACTATGCTGACACCGGTCAGTGGGTCGTAGAGACCGAGGGGCGCTACGGGCGGCAGGAGAGTGAGGTTTTCGACGCCGTGATGGTCTGCTCGGGACTCTTCACCACCCCCAACCTGCCACTCAAAGACTTTCCAG GGATAGAGAGCTTCACTGGCAAGTACTTTCACAGCCACGAATACCGACCCACTGAAGGTATGCGCGGGAAAAGAGTGGTTGTCATCGGGATTGGAAGTTCCGGAGGTGACATCGCGGTGGAGATCAGTCAGGTTGCTAAACAG GTGTACCTGTGTTCAAGGAGCGGCGCTTGGATCACAAGCCGCGTGGGACCGCGGGGCCTCCCGGCAGACATGATGTACACATCCCGCATGGATGAGATGCTCAAAAGCCTTTTCCCTTCTCTTAGCAACAGCATAATGGAGAATAAGTTGAATCAGGTTTTTGATCATGAACTCTATGGACTGAAGCCACGACACAG AATCCACTCATGA
- the LOC127605599 gene encoding flavin-containing monooxygenase 5-like has translation MVRKVAVIGAGPSGLSAVKSCLDEDLHPTCFESSDDLGGLWKFKEVSEPNRASIYRSLTINISKEMMCYSDFPIPADFPNYMHHSKILNYFRMYAEHFKLLQHIRFQTLVKSVKPRPDYTRTGKWEVVTEKRDGKEETHVFDAVICCTGHYTYPNLPLRDFPGLDTFQGRYFHSWDYKGPEEMHGKRLVVVGIGNSGSDIAVESSKFAEQVYMSTRRGAWVIRQVSDDGIPVDMKYNTRFVHILFQLFPMRFFNWFGEKKLNAMYDHTMYALKPKHRLFSQIPVINDDLPFKILSGSVIIKPNVKEICGSSVFFEDGSVAEKVDTIVFATGYNYDFPYLPANILYKSGHRVGLYKHVFPPTLEHPTLAVVGFIHALGAIMPQAEMQARWAVQVLKGRKKLPSSQVMVKAVEKDTKSMKQSYIVSKLTPLQVDFVTYMDDLAGEIGARPSLLWLLLTDYTLFKEVLWGPVTAYQYRLTGPGKWDGARQAILTQFQRMFEPLKTRKVEEANTTSLDGLFKLSLTLVAGGAAVYYMHVREPTLLPNLISKLSPQKM, from the exons ATGGTGCGCAAAGTGGCAGTGATCGGTGCAGGCCCGTCGGGTCTGAGCGCAGTCAAGTCTTGTTTGGATGAAGACTTGCATCCAACCTGCTTTGAGAGCAGCGACGACCTTGGAGGACTATGGAAGTTCAAG GAGGTGTCCGAGCCCAACCGCGCCAGCATCTATCGCTCTCTCACCATCAACATCTCCAAGGAGATGATGTGCTACAGCGACTTCCCCATCCCGGCCGACTTTCCCAATTATATGCACCATTCCAAAATCCTCAACTACTTCCGCATGTATGCCGAACACTTCAAACTGCTGCAGCACATCCGtttccag ACATTGGTAAAGAGCGTCAAACCGAGGCCGGATTACACCCGCACGGGCAAGTGGGAGGTGGTGACGGAGAAGCGGGACGGGAAAGAGGAGACGCACGTGTTCGACGCCGTCATCTGTTGCACGGGCCACTACACTTACCCCAACTTGCCTCTGCGGGACTTCCCGG GACTGGACACTTTTCAAGGCCGCTACTTCCATAGCTGGGACTACAAGGGCCCCGAAGAAATGCATGGCAAGCGCTTGGTGGTCGTGGGCATCGGCAACTCGGGCAGCGACATCGCCGTGGAGAGCAGCAAATTTGCCGAGCAG GTGTACATGAGCACCCGGCGCGGGGCCTGGGTGATCCGCCAGGTGTCGGACGATGGCATTCCGGTGGACATGAAATACAACACGCGCTTTGTGCACATTCTGTTCCAACTCTTCCCCATGAGGTTTTTCAACTGGTTCGGCGAGAAGAAGCTCAACGCCATGTATGACCACACCATGTACGCCCTCAAGCCCAAACACAG GCTTTTCAGTCAGATCCCGGTGATCAACGACGACCTGCCTTTCAAGATCCTGTCGGGTTCGGTGATCATCAAGCCCAATGTGAAAGAGATCTGCGGCTCGTCTGTGTTTTTTGAGGATGGCAGCGTCGCAGAGAAG GTAGATACCATCGTGTTCGCCACTGGTTACAACTACGACTTCCCGTACTTGCCCGCCAACATTCTGTACAAGTCGGGCCACCGTGTGGGTCTGTACAAGCACGTGTTCCCTCCCACCTTGGAGCATCCCACCCTGGCCGTGGTGGGCTTCATCCACGCCCTCGGAGCCATCATGCCGCAGGCCGAGATGCAGGCGCGTTGGGCCGTGCAGGTCTTAAAAG GACGTAAGAAGCTGCCCTCGAGCCAGGTCATGGTGAAGGCTGTGGAGAAGGACACCAAAAGCATGAAGCAAAG CTACATCGTGTCCAAGCTGACCCCCCTGCAAGTGGATTTTGTGACCTACATGGATGACCTGGCGGGCGAGATTGGGGCCAGGCCCAGCCTCCTGTGGCTTCTCCTCACCGACTACACGCTGTTCAAGGAGGTCCTGTGGGGGCCCGTCACCGCCTACCAGTACCGTCTGACGGGGCCCGGCAAGTGGGACGGTGCCCGGCAGGCCATCCTCACTCAGTTCCAGCGCATGTTCGAACCCCTGAAGACCAGGAAG GTGGAGGAAGCGAACACGACAAGCTTAGATGGCCTATTCAAGTTGAGCCTGACGCTGGTGGCGGGAGGAGCGGCGGTCTACTACATGCACGTTCGAGAGCCCACCCTCTTGCCCAACCTCATCTCCAaactttccccccaaaaaatgtga
- the LOC127605595 gene encoding flavin-containing monooxygenase 5-like isoform X11, with protein MFWFCFMENVPKEWTNMVRTSVSGKNCHGTQSGSRNKHTVLNPNMSSFVSSMVQKVAVIGAGISGLTSIKSCLEEGLEPTCFESGPDIGGLWRFKEEPEPGRANIYESVVLNTSKERLAFSDFPPAAELANNMHHSEVLLYLRQYAQNFGLLRHIHFQTAVVNIRQTADYADTGQWVVETEGRYGRQESEVFDAVMVCSGLFTTPNLPLKDFPGIESFTGKYFHSHEYRPTEGMRGKRVVVIGIGSSGGDIAVEISQVAKQVYLCSRSGAWITSRVGPRGLPADMMYTSRMDEMLKSLFPSLSNSIMENKLNQVFDHELYGLKPRHRYQCHFSF; from the exons atgttttggttttgttttatggAAAATGTCCCAAAGGAATGGACAAATATGGTGAGGACATCAGTAAGTGGGAAAAACTGTCATGGAACTCAGTCGGGCTCCCGTAACAAACACACCGTCTTGAACCCCAACATGTCATCTTTTGTCTCCAGCATGGTTCAGAAGGTAGCCGTGATTGGCGCCGGGATTTCAGGCCTGACCAGCATCAAATCCTGTTTGGAAGAAGGTCTGGAGCCCACCTGCTTTGAGAGCGGTCCTGACATCGGCGGTCTATGGAGATTTAAG GAGGAACCGGAGCCCGGACGGGCCAATATCTACGAGTCTGTGGTACTCAACACCTCCAAGGAGAGGTTGGCCTTCAGTGACTTCCCGCCTGCTGCAGAGCTCGCCAACAACATGCACCACTCCGAGGTGCTGCTTTACCTGCGACAATACGCCCAAAACTTTGGCCTACTGCGGCACATCCActtccag ACGGCTGTGGTCAACATTAGGCAGACTGCGGACTATGCTGACACCGGTCAGTGGGTCGTAGAGACCGAGGGGCGCTACGGGCGGCAGGAGAGTGAGGTTTTCGACGCCGTGATGGTCTGCTCGGGACTCTTCACCACCCCCAACCTGCCACTCAAAGACTTTCCAG GGATAGAGAGCTTCACTGGCAAGTACTTTCACAGCCACGAATACCGACCCACTGAAGGTATGCGCGGGAAAAGAGTGGTTGTCATCGGGATTGGAAGTTCCGGAGGTGACATCGCGGTGGAGATCAGTCAGGTTGCTAAACAG GTGTACCTGTGTTCAAGGAGCGGCGCTTGGATCACAAGCCGCGTGGGACCGCGGGGCCTCCCGGCAGACATGATGTACACATCCCGCATGGATGAGATGCTCAAAAGCCTTTTCCCTTCTCTTAGCAACAGCATAATGGAGAATAAGTTGAATCAGGTTTTTGATCATGAACTCTATGGACTGAAGCCACGACACAGGTACCAATGCCACTTTTCCTTCTGA
- the LOC127605595 gene encoding flavin-containing monooxygenase 5-like isoform X10 — MFWFCFMENVPKEWTNMVRTSVSGKNCHGTQSGSRNKHTVLNPNMSSFVSSMVQKVAVIGAGISGLTSIKSCLEEGLEPTCFESGPDIGGLWRFKEEPEPGRANIYESVVLNTSKERLAFSDFPPAAELANNMHHSEVLLYLRQYAQNFGLLRHIHFQTAVVNIRQTADYADTGQWVVETEGRYGRQESEVFDAVMVCSGLFTTPNLPLKDFPGIESFTGKYFHSHEYRPTEGMRGKRVVVIGIGSSGGDIAVEISQVAKQVYLCSRSGAWITSRVGPRGLPADMMYTSRMDEMLKSLFPSLSNSIMENKLNQVFDHELYGLKPRHRISEKNPVVSDALPARIISGRIRLKENIKEFRESTLVFADGSAVDQVDVVVFATGYKYSFPFLSLNLQEKLGFHLCLYKHVFPPGLSKPTLAMVGLIFGQGSQSPLAEMQARWATRVFKGLAKLPTEERMLDKIATETGTMNQRYKKNSKDHCQLSPLSLKRGFVLS, encoded by the exons atgttttggttttgttttatggAAAATGTCCCAAAGGAATGGACAAATATGGTGAGGACATCAGTAAGTGGGAAAAACTGTCATGGAACTCAGTCGGGCTCCCGTAACAAACACACCGTCTTGAACCCCAACATGTCATCTTTTGTCTCCAGCATGGTTCAGAAGGTAGCCGTGATTGGCGCCGGGATTTCAGGCCTGACCAGCATCAAATCCTGTTTGGAAGAAGGTCTGGAGCCCACCTGCTTTGAGAGCGGTCCTGACATCGGCGGTCTATGGAGATTTAAG GAGGAACCGGAGCCCGGACGGGCCAATATCTACGAGTCTGTGGTACTCAACACCTCCAAGGAGAGGTTGGCCTTCAGTGACTTCCCGCCTGCTGCAGAGCTCGCCAACAACATGCACCACTCCGAGGTGCTGCTTTACCTGCGACAATACGCCCAAAACTTTGGCCTACTGCGGCACATCCActtccag ACGGCTGTGGTCAACATTAGGCAGACTGCGGACTATGCTGACACCGGTCAGTGGGTCGTAGAGACCGAGGGGCGCTACGGGCGGCAGGAGAGTGAGGTTTTCGACGCCGTGATGGTCTGCTCGGGACTCTTCACCACCCCCAACCTGCCACTCAAAGACTTTCCAG GGATAGAGAGCTTCACTGGCAAGTACTTTCACAGCCACGAATACCGACCCACTGAAGGTATGCGCGGGAAAAGAGTGGTTGTCATCGGGATTGGAAGTTCCGGAGGTGACATCGCGGTGGAGATCAGTCAGGTTGCTAAACAG GTGTACCTGTGTTCAAGGAGCGGCGCTTGGATCACAAGCCGCGTGGGACCGCGGGGCCTCCCGGCAGACATGATGTACACATCCCGCATGGATGAGATGCTCAAAAGCCTTTTCCCTTCTCTTAGCAACAGCATAATGGAGAATAAGTTGAATCAGGTTTTTGATCATGAACTCTATGGACTGAAGCCACGACACAG AATTTCTGAGAAAAACCCTGTGGTGAGTGATGCGCTACCGGCTCGGATAATCTCAGGCCGCATTCGGTTGAAGGAAAACATCAAGGAATTCCGTGAATCCACATTGGTCTTTGCCGACGGCAGTGCTGTAGACCAG gTGGACGTGGTGGTGTTCGCTACAGGGTACAAATACAGCTTCCCCTTCCTGTCACTGAACCTGCAGGAGAAGTTGGGTTTCCACCTGTGCCTCTACAAGCATGTGTTCCCACCCGGTCTCTCCAAACCTACGCTGGCAATGGTGGGCTTAATCTTCGGCCAGGGGTCACAATCACCGCTGGCAGAGATGCAGGCCCGCTGGGCCACCAGAGTTTTCAAAG GTTTAGCAAAGTTACCTACCGAGGAGAGGATGCTGGATAAAATAGCGACAGAAACAGGAACGATGAACCAAAGGTACAAGAAGAACAGCAAAGATCATTGTCAATTGTCCCCTTTGTCTTTAAAAAGGGGGTTTGTCCTCTCTTAG
- the prdx6 gene encoding peroxiredoxin-6, whose translation MPGILLGDEFPNFEADTTIGRIKFHDFLDKSWGILFSHPKDFTPVCTTELACAASLSDKFAKRGVKMIALSVDGVEDHCGWSKDVMAFNSQPSSPLPFPIIADEKRELATKLGMLDPDEIDADGIPVTARCVFVIGPDNRLKLSILYPATTGRNFDELLRVIDSLQLTAQKKVATPVNWKPGDKVMVLPNVSDADAAALFPNGVTNKEVPSGKKYLRYTQL comes from the exons ATGCCTGGAATTCTTCTCGGTGACGAGTTTCCCAATTTCGAAGCCGACACCACCATCGGGCGGATTAAGTTTCACGACTTCCTGGACAAATC ATGGGGCATCCTGTTCTCCCACCCGAAGGACTTCACCCCCGTGTGCACCACCGAGCTGGCCTGCGCCGCCAGCCTCAGCGACAAGTTTGCCAAGCGCGGTGTCAAGATGATCGCCTTGTCCGTCGACGGTGTGGAGGATCACTGCGGATGGAGCAAG GACGTGATGGCCTTCAACAGTCAGCCGTCGAGTCCTTTGCCCTTCCCCATCATCGCTGACGAGAAGAGGGAGCTGGCCACCAAGCTGGGAATGCTGGACCCCGACGAGATCGACGCCGACGGCATCCCTGTCACTGCTCGCTGT GTGTTTGTGATCGGACCCGACAATAGACTGAAGCTGTCCATCCTCTACCCGGCCACCACGGGGAGGAACTTTGACGAGCTGCTACGTGTGATCGACTCGCTGCAGCTGACGGCGCAGAAGAAGGTTGCCACACCCGTCAACTGGAAG CCCGGAGACAAAGTCATGGTGCTTCCCAACGTCTCCGACGCCGACGCGGCTGCGCTCTTCCCCAACGGCGTGACCAATAAAGAGGTGCCTTCCGGGAAAAAATATCTGCGCTACACTCAGCTGTGA
- the plpp6 gene encoding polyisoprenoid diphosphate/phosphate phosphohydrolase PLPP6, giving the protein MSSPKAKTPGRAGSGCGGSPVLGGTNNGRYEFMSLTKPLSRSSTPPHLLQRQSSDTATARLRASESPTRRRGSSSSTGSGPPEEDGIRLNPSLFRVALSSLLAIDLWLSKSIGVCAREDSSWGSARPLMKLIEVTGHGIPWLAGTAYCLYKSDTAAGQEVMLNLFMGLLLDLVLVAAVKATVRRRRPAHNRMDMFASFSVDRYSFPSGHATRAAMCARFLLAHLVLAAPLRVLVLLWAATVGLSRVMLGRHNVTDVAFGFWMGYCQYNLLEALWLSPQMLHVLLGHTA; this is encoded by the exons ATGTCTTCACCGAAGGCCAAAACCCCAGGCCGCGCCGGCAGCGGTTGCGGGGGGAGCCCGGTGCTTGGCGGCACCAACAACGGCCGCTATGAGTTCATGTCGCTTACCAAGCCGCTGAGCCGGTCCTCGACGCCACCTCATCTCCTCCAGCGGCAGAGCTCCGACACGGCCACCGCGCGCCTCCGCGCCTCGGAGAGCCCCACTCGTCGCCGCGGCTCCAGCTCGTCCACCGGTTCGGGGCCACCGGAGGAAGACGGCATTCGGCTCAACCCGTCGCTCTTTCGGGTGGCCCTCAGCTCGCTGCTCGCCATCGACCTGTGGCTGTCCAAGAGTATTGGGGTGTGCGCCCGGGAGGACTCGTCGTGGGGGAGTGCGCGGCCCCTCATGAAGCTCATCGAGGTGACGGGCCACGGCATCCCCTGGCTGGCTGGAACCGCCTACTGCCTCTACAAGAGTGACACTGCTGCCGGCCAGGAGGTCATGCTCAACCTCTTCATGG GTCTTCTGCTGGATCTGGTCCTCGTTGCCGCGGTGAAAGCGACAGTGCGTCGGCGACGTCCGGCACACAACCGCATGGACATGTTCGCCAGCTTCTCGGTGGACCGCTACTCCTTCCCGTCGGGTCACGCCACCCGTGCCGCCATGTGCGCCCGCTTCCTGCTGGCGCACTTGGTGCTGGCTGCTCCGTTGCGGGTCCTGGTGTTGCTGTGGGCGGCCACGGTGGGGCTGAGCCGCGTCATGTTGGGCCGCCACAACGTCACAGACGTGGCTTTTGGCTTCTGGATGGGCTACTGCCAGTATAACCTGCTGGAGGCACTCTGGCTCTCGCCTCAGATGCTGCACGTGCTGCTGGGACACACTGCGTAA